Proteins from a genomic interval of Callospermophilus lateralis isolate mCalLat2 chromosome 1, mCalLat2.hap1, whole genome shotgun sequence:
- the Aoc1 gene encoding diamine oxidase [copper-containing]: MGRQSLALGWAVATVLMLQMAAEERPPWTLHGKAEVFADLSAQELKAVHSFLQARKELGLQPSGSPSMAKNSVFLIEMLLPKKQHVLKFLDHGERRPVREARATIFFGAQENPNVTEFAVGPLPHPSYLRALSPRSRHQASWASRPISKVEYKLLLHTLQEATKPLHQFFLDTTGFSFRDCQGRCLTFSDVAPRGLASGQRRTWFILQRFVEGHFLHPTGLELLVDHGNTNVQDWTVEQVWYNGKLYRSPEELAQKYANGEVDVVVLEGPLPKDQGDESTEEPPLFSSYKPRGDFPRSISVGGPRVVQPNGARYLLDGNVVLYGGWSFAFRLRSSTGLQVLNLHFGGERIAYEVSVQEAVAMYGGHTPASMQTKYMDVGWGLGSVTHELAPGIDCPETATFLDTFHYFDADDPVLYPRALCLFEMPTGVPLRRHFNSNFNGGFNFYAGLKGQVLVLRTTSTVYNYDYIWDFIFHPNGVMEAKMHATGYVHATFYTPEGLLHGMRLHTHLLGNMHTHLVHYRIDLDVAGTKNSFETLEMKLENITNPWSPGHRLIQPTLEQRQYSRERQAAFRLGRPLPRHLLFTSPKKNPWGHKRSYRLQIYSSAEQVLPFGWQEERAITWARYSLAVTKYRESEKCSSSIYHQNDPWDPPVVFEEFLHNNENIEDEDLVAWVTVGFLHIPHSEDIPNTATPGNSVGFLLRPFNFFPEDPSLASRDTVIVWPQEKGPNHIQRWIPEDQDCLKPPPFSFNGTYRPV, translated from the exons ATGGGGAGACAGAGCCTGGCACTGGGCTGGGCGGTGGCCACCGTGCTCATGCTGCAGATGGCCGCGGAAGAGCGGCCGCCCTGGACCCTGCACGGCAAGGCTGAGGTGTTTGCAGACCTCAGCGCCCAGGAGCTGAAGGCCGTGCACAGCTTCCTGCAGGCCAGGAAGGAGCTGGGGCTGCAGCCCTCGGGTTCCCCGAGCATGGCCAAAAACTCAGTGTTCCTCATTGAGATGCTGCTGCCCAAGAAGCAGCATGTGCTGAAATTTCTGGATCATGGAGAAAGGCGCCCCGTTCGGGAAGCCCGAGCCACCATCTTCTTTGGAGCCCAGGAGAACCCCAATGTCACCGAGTTTGCTGTGGGGCCGCTGCCACATCCCTCCTACCTGCGAGCACTGTCGCCCAGGTCCAGGCACCAGGCCTCCTGGGCCTCCAGGCCCATCTCCAAGGTCGAGTATAAACTCCTCCTCCACACCTTGCAGGAGGCCACCAAGCCCCTGCATCAGTTTTTCCTCGACACCACCGGCTTCTCCTTCCGAGACTGCCAGGGCCGATGCCTGACCTTCTCCGACGTGGCCCCCCGTGGCTTGGCGTCTGGCCAGCGCCGCACTTGGTTTATCTTACAACGCTTCGTAGAAGGCCATTTCTTGCACCCCACTGGCCTGGAGCTCCTTGTGGATCATGGGAACACAAATGTCCAGGACTGGACAGTGGAGCAGGTGTGGTACAACGGGAAGCTCTACAGGAGCCCAGAAGAACTGGCTCAGAAGTATGCAAATGGAGAGGTGGATGTGGTAGTCCTCGAGGGACCGCTGCCCAAGGACCAGGGGGACGAGAGCACGGAGGAGCCGCCCCTCTTCTCCTCGTACAAGCCCCGTGGGGACTTCCCCAGATCCATCAGTGTGGGCGGCCCCCGGGTGGTCCAGCCCAACGGCGCCCGCTACCTGCTGGACGGCAACGTGGTGCTCTATGGCGGCTGGAGCTTCGCCTTCCGGCTGCGCTCCTCCACCGGGCTGCAGGTCCTCAACCTGCACTTTGGGGGTGAGCGCATCGCCTATGAGGTCAGCGTGCAGGAGGCAGTGGCCATGTACGGAGGACACACACCTGCGAGCATGCAGACCAAGTACATGGATGTGGGCTGGGGCCTGGGCAGCGTCACTCACGAGCTAGCCCCTGGCATCGACTGCCCGGAGACTGCCACCTTCCTGGACACCTTCCACTACTTCGATGCAGATGACCCTGTCCTCTATCCGCGAGCCCTCTGCCTCTTTGAGATGCCCACAGGGGTGCCTCTCCGGCGCCACTTCAATTCCAACTTCAATGGTGGCTTCAACTTCTACGCAGGTCTTAAGGGTCAGGTGCTGGTGCTGCGGACGACCTCCACCGTCTATAATTATGATTACATTTGGGACTTCATCTTCCACCCTAATGGGGTGATGGAGGCCAAGATGCATGCCACTGGCTATGTCCACGCCACCTTCTACACCCCCGAGGGGCTGCTCCACGGCATGCGCCTGCACACCCACCTGCTCGGCAACATGCACACACACTTGGTGCATTACCGCATCGACCTGGATGTGGCAG GCACCAAGAACAGCTTTGAGACACTGGAGATGAAGCTAGAGAACATCACCAACCCCTGGAGCCCAGGACACCGCCTGATCCAGCCGACACTCGAGCAGAGGCAATACTCCCGGGAGCGCCAGGCAGCCTTCCGCCTCGGACGGCCTCTGCCCAGGCACCTGCTCTTTACCAGCCCCAAGAAGAACCCCTGGGGCCACAAGCGCAGCTACCGCCTGCAGATCTACTCCTCGGCTGAGCAGGTGCTGCCCTTCGGCTGGCAGGAGGAGCGGGCCATCACCTGGGCCAG GTACTCCCTGGCAGTGACCAAGTACCGGGAGTCGGAGAAGTGCAGCAGCAGCATCTACCACCAGAACGACCCCTGGGACCCCCCTGTAGTCTTCGAGGAGTTTCTTCACAACAATGAGAACATTGAGGATGAG GACTTGGTGGCCTGGGTGACCGTGGGCTTCCTGCACATCCCTCACTCGGAGGACATCCCCAACACGGCCACACCTGGGAACTCTGTGGGCTTCTTGCTCCGGCCCTTCAACTTTTTCCCAGAGGACCCGTCCCTGGCGTCCAGAGACACAGTGATTGTGTGGCCCCAGGAAAAGGGTCCCAACCACATACAGCGCTGGATCCCTGAGGATCAGGACTGCTTGAAGCCTCCCCCCTTCAGCTTCAATGGGACCTACAGGCCTGTGTGA